The following proteins are co-located in the Paenibacillus sp. FSL H8-0079 genome:
- a CDS encoding ACT domain-containing protein, with product MNERYYLVREDILPEAVVKTMQVKELLASGDVKTVHEAVEQVGLSRSAFYKYKDGIHLINQLERERIVTISIDLEHQSGILSRVLGHVAGYGANVLTINQSIPLQGRANVVISVETTHLHGEIGEMLDRMQDMPGVRRTRIVGQG from the coding sequence GTGAACGAACGCTATTACTTAGTACGGGAAGATATTTTACCAGAGGCTGTGGTGAAGACCATGCAGGTAAAAGAGCTACTGGCTTCCGGTGATGTTAAAACAGTGCATGAGGCGGTTGAGCAGGTCGGATTAAGCCGGAGTGCCTTTTACAAGTACAAAGATGGAATTCATCTGATTAACCAGCTTGAGCGGGAGAGAATTGTAACCATCTCCATTGATCTGGAGCATCAGTCGGGTATCTTGTCTCGTGTGCTTGGACATGTAGCTGGTTATGGGGCCAATGTACTTACAATTAATCAGAGTATCCCGCTTCAGGGAAGAGCCAATGTCGTCATTTCAGTGGAGACGACACATCTTCACGGAGAAATTGGAGAAATGCTGGATCGGATGCAAGATATGCCTGGAGTGAGACGCACACGTATTGTAGGCCAAGGTTAA
- the obgE gene encoding GTPase ObgE — protein sequence MFVDKAKIYVKAGDGGDGIISFRREKYVPNGGPAGGDGGRGADIIFRVDEGLRTLMDFRYQRHFKAPRGEKGRNKSQHGANAENMIVRIPPGTIILDEDSGEVLADMTRHGQQVVIARGGRGGRGNIRFATPNNPAPELAENGEEGQERYIVLELKVMADVGLVGFPSVGKSTLLSVVSSAKPKIGAYHFTTITPNLGVVGVGEGRSFVMADLPGLIEGAHEGIGLGHEFLRHVERTRIIVHVVDMSGSEGRDPFEDWQKINDELKLYNPLLAERTQVVAANKMDMPDSEANLEQFLQQVREVQPDIEVMPISSLTRKGIQELLYRAADLLDQAPDERVVEEVADVSERKVYSLDKKEDDGFKIVRENEMFVVESAKIDRMMKRMQLNSHEAILKLARTLRYMGVDAELRKRGAVEGTIVRIGDFEFEFVEGSSYY from the coding sequence ATGTTTGTAGATAAAGCGAAGATTTATGTGAAAGCCGGAGACGGAGGGGACGGAATTATTTCGTTCCGTCGTGAGAAGTATGTACCAAACGGCGGACCTGCCGGGGGCGATGGAGGCAGAGGAGCTGACATCATTTTCCGCGTGGATGAAGGTTTGCGGACGTTGATGGATTTCCGTTACCAGCGTCACTTCAAGGCCCCACGTGGTGAGAAGGGACGTAATAAGAGTCAGCACGGTGCAAACGCTGAGAACATGATTGTGCGCATTCCACCAGGAACTATCATTTTGGATGAAGACAGTGGAGAAGTACTGGCGGACATGACACGTCATGGTCAGCAGGTTGTTATTGCTCGTGGTGGTCGGGGCGGACGGGGTAACATCCGATTTGCCACACCGAACAACCCTGCACCTGAACTTGCCGAGAATGGTGAAGAAGGCCAAGAGCGTTACATCGTATTAGAGCTAAAAGTTATGGCAGATGTTGGTCTTGTTGGTTTCCCGAGTGTCGGGAAATCCACATTGCTTTCTGTCGTTTCGTCAGCCAAGCCAAAGATCGGTGCTTACCATTTCACAACCATTACACCGAATCTGGGTGTAGTCGGTGTAGGAGAAGGCCGAAGCTTCGTGATGGCCGATTTGCCTGGACTGATTGAAGGTGCTCATGAAGGGATCGGACTGGGACATGAGTTCCTGCGTCATGTCGAGCGCACTCGTATTATTGTTCATGTCGTAGATATGTCGGGTTCGGAAGGACGCGATCCTTTTGAAGACTGGCAGAAAATCAATGACGAATTGAAGTTGTACAATCCGCTTCTCGCCGAGAGAACGCAAGTTGTAGCAGCTAACAAGATGGATATGCCAGACTCTGAAGCGAACCTGGAGCAATTTTTACAGCAAGTTCGTGAAGTTCAACCTGATATTGAAGTGATGCCAATTTCATCCTTGACTCGTAAAGGGATTCAAGAACTTCTGTATCGTGCAGCTGATCTGCTAGATCAGGCTCCAGACGAGCGAGTGGTTGAAGAGGTAGCAGATGTATCTGAACGTAAAGTATATAGTCTGGACAAAAAAGAAGACGATGGTTTCAAAATTGTGCGTGAGAATGAAATGTTCGTTGTCGAAAGTGCCAAGATTGACCGCATGATGAAACGGATGCAACTGAACTCGCACGAGGCTATACTGAAACTCGCACGTACACTGCGTTATATGGGTGTAGATGCTGAGTTGCGTAAGCGCGGAGCTGTAGAAGGCACCATCGTGCGCATCGGAGACTTTGAATTCGAATTCGTGGAAGGTAGCAGTTACTACTAA
- a CDS encoding Spo0B domain-containing protein, with protein MLYLVTVGVDQPSFVERGEAMKSWKRVPWIAACSLLIPLVFVMLYPAMISSVLCALWSVAVLLISVNAMKKQAEAERRAIIQSMEKTAIASLNHHRHDWMNDLQVLYGYLRLGKLDKSLQCVERIKERVTEESRISRLGIPSLVFYLQSFRASGIALELHVEIEDELQLSALVSPEDGESLTGAIADAIRAYQYGGGRSSWGEVRKLTLNFGQDHGDVVVRLDGDQTPDPETLRQLSAVLKGKKVRTEQLPSEDTFIQFRMPCGI; from the coding sequence ATGTTATACTTGGTTACGGTGGGTGTAGACCAACCGAGTTTTGTAGAACGGGGAGAAGCCATGAAATCTTGGAAAAGAGTGCCGTGGATTGCGGCATGTTCACTTCTGATTCCTTTGGTTTTCGTTATGTTGTATCCGGCGATGATCTCAAGCGTCTTGTGCGCATTGTGGTCCGTCGCAGTATTGCTCATTTCTGTGAATGCGATGAAGAAACAGGCGGAGGCGGAACGCAGAGCCATCATACAATCCATGGAAAAGACAGCAATTGCTTCATTAAATCATCATCGACACGACTGGATGAACGACCTTCAGGTGTTATATGGATATCTTCGGCTGGGCAAACTTGATAAATCCTTGCAATGTGTGGAAAGAATAAAAGAGCGGGTTACAGAAGAAAGCCGAATCTCCAGATTAGGTATTCCTTCCCTCGTATTTTATCTTCAGTCTTTTCGCGCCAGTGGAATTGCGCTGGAATTGCATGTGGAAATAGAAGATGAGTTGCAGCTTAGTGCTCTGGTCTCTCCCGAGGATGGCGAGTCACTTACCGGGGCGATTGCGGATGCAATCAGGGCCTATCAATATGGCGGCGGCCGGTCTTCTTGGGGAGAGGTTCGCAAACTGACCTTAAATTTCGGACAGGATCATGGAGATGTGGTTGTCCGACTGGATGGGGATCAAACACCCGATCCGGAAACACTACGGCAGCTTAGTGCCGTACTCAAAGGGAAAAAAGTCAGAACGGAGCAGCTTCCGTCTGAGGATACGTTTATACAATTCAGAATGCCGTGTGGAATATAG
- the rpmA gene encoding 50S ribosomal protein L27 produces the protein MLKLNLQLFASKKGVGSTKNGRDSNAQRLGVKRADGQTVTGGSILVRQRGTKIHPGTNVGIGKDDTLFAKIDGVVKFERWGRDRKKVSIYPVNVAPVAAAVEA, from the coding sequence ATGTTGAAATTAAATCTTCAGTTATTCGCATCGAAAAAAGGTGTAGGTTCCACGAAGAACGGACGTGACAGTAATGCTCAACGTCTGGGTGTTAAACGTGCTGATGGTCAAACTGTAACTGGTGGTAGCATTCTCGTTCGCCAACGCGGAACGAAAATTCACCCAGGAACTAACGTTGGTATCGGTAAAGATGACACTTTGTTCGCGAAAATCGACGGCGTTGTAAAATTCGAACGTTGGGGACGCGATCGTAAAAAAGTAAGCATCTATCCTGTTAACGTTGCTCCTGTAGCAGCTGCAGTAGAAGCGTAA
- a CDS encoding ribosomal-processing cysteine protease Prp, giving the protein MIIVQIFRDEDGNIERFSIEGHANFAKRGEDIVCAGVSAVTVGTVNSIETLTGVEMDAKMKNGFLSGSLPLLERGETWSQVQLLLESMVVMLSNIAESYGKYIKIQQFK; this is encoded by the coding sequence GTGATTATCGTTCAAATCTTTCGTGATGAGGACGGGAACATCGAACGCTTTTCCATCGAAGGGCATGCTAATTTTGCCAAGCGTGGAGAAGACATCGTATGTGCCGGGGTATCCGCTGTTACAGTGGGTACGGTGAACTCGATTGAAACATTGACCGGTGTCGAAATGGATGCCAAGATGAAGAATGGCTTTTTAAGCGGTTCTTTACCTTTGTTAGAGAGAGGGGAAACCTGGTCCCAGGTACAATTGTTACTCGAATCCATGGTGGTTATGCTCTCTAATATTGCAGAGTCATACGGGAAGTATATTAAAATACAGCAATTCAAATAA
- the rplU gene encoding 50S ribosomal protein L21 produces the protein MYAIIETGGKQYKVQEGDVLFIEKLTANDGESVTFDRVLAVSNDQGLTAGTPLISGATVTAKVEKHGKGQKVIVYKYKPKKNYHVKQGHRQPYTKVTIETIKA, from the coding sequence ATGTACGCAATTATTGAAACAGGCGGCAAACAGTACAAAGTCCAAGAGGGCGATGTTCTGTTCATCGAGAAATTGACTGCGAACGATGGCGAAAGCGTAACGTTCGACCGTGTCCTGGCTGTATCTAACGATCAAGGTTTGACAGCAGGTACACCATTGATTTCCGGAGCTACTGTAACGGCTAAAGTGGAGAAACATGGCAAAGGACAAAAGGTTATCGTATACAAATACAAACCTAAAAAGAACTACCATGTGAAGCAAGGTCACCGTCAACCGTACACTAAAGTAACTATCGAAACAATCAAAGCGTAA
- a CDS encoding Rne/Rng family ribonuclease, protein MKQMIVHNEHNLMQMALLEEGKAVEFTAERTRERGLLGSFFKGRVVNVLPGMQAAFVDIGQKKNAFLYVDDVLHPHLEKQAKVKPSISELLRPGQEVIVQVLKEPVGGKGARVTTHYSLPGRWLVYMPIADYVAVSKKIAREGDRSRLKALGEQLRRDEEGLIIRTVSAEEQHEAIQADLETLRAQWYLIREKADSLPSPSLLHRDHSMVQRIIRDVYTPGSDEVITDSEGQAREVKALLEEMSPGHQPKVQVYRGTESIFAAYGVQEQLNKDFARKVWLPGGGYIVIDHTEALTVVDVNTGKYTGAGGDSLEETVTETNMQAAVEIARLMRLRDIGGMIIVDFIDMEEASNRHEVAATLEGELKKDRTKAFVMGWTKLGLLELTRKKVREESTLPYVEPCSSCHGTGKRYISPLH, encoded by the coding sequence ATGAAACAAATGATTGTACATAATGAACATAACCTCATGCAAATGGCGCTTCTGGAAGAAGGCAAAGCTGTGGAATTCACGGCAGAACGTACACGCGAGCGTGGACTGCTGGGGTCCTTTTTCAAGGGACGGGTCGTGAATGTGTTACCGGGTATGCAGGCTGCTTTTGTGGATATTGGTCAGAAAAAGAATGCGTTTCTATATGTGGACGATGTGTTGCATCCCCATCTGGAGAAGCAGGCCAAGGTGAAGCCTTCCATCTCGGAGTTGCTTCGTCCGGGTCAGGAAGTCATTGTTCAGGTTCTGAAGGAACCGGTAGGAGGCAAGGGAGCCCGGGTGACGACTCATTATTCACTCCCGGGCCGCTGGCTTGTCTACATGCCTATTGCCGACTATGTGGCGGTATCCAAGAAAATTGCCCGTGAGGGAGATCGTTCCCGCCTCAAGGCACTTGGAGAACAACTGAGACGGGATGAAGAAGGGCTTATTATCCGAACCGTATCTGCAGAAGAACAGCACGAAGCCATTCAAGCAGACTTGGAAACATTACGTGCGCAGTGGTACCTGATTCGTGAAAAAGCGGATAGTTTGCCTTCCCCGAGCCTATTGCATCGGGATCATAGCATGGTACAGCGAATTATCAGAGATGTGTATACGCCAGGCAGTGATGAGGTCATCACCGATAGTGAAGGACAAGCTCGCGAGGTAAAAGCATTGCTGGAAGAGATGAGTCCCGGTCATCAACCCAAAGTACAGGTGTATCGGGGAACAGAGTCCATCTTTGCTGCTTATGGTGTGCAGGAGCAGTTGAACAAGGATTTTGCTCGGAAAGTATGGCTGCCTGGAGGCGGATATATCGTTATTGATCATACCGAAGCTCTGACTGTAGTGGATGTGAACACAGGCAAATATACGGGAGCTGGCGGTGACAGTCTGGAAGAGACCGTGACGGAGACCAACATGCAGGCAGCAGTGGAGATTGCCCGTCTGATGCGCCTGCGGGATATTGGTGGCATGATTATTGTCGACTTCATTGATATGGAGGAAGCTTCGAATCGGCATGAAGTGGCGGCAACCTTGGAGGGCGAGCTTAAAAAGGATCGGACCAAAGCGTTCGTGATGGGCTGGACCAAGCTGGGCTTGCTTGAACTGACACGCAAAAAAGTGCGGGAAGAGAGTACGTTACCCTATGTGGAGCCGTGTTCTTCCTGTCATGGTACGGGAAAAAGATATATTTCACCTTTGCATTGA
- a CDS encoding M50 family metallopeptidase encodes MIRVWGVRITFHPFFVIIMMASLLTGHFIELITLFAIVFIHECGHAAAAALLGYRVLSIQMLPFGGVAVIEDGGNITAFREIMIALAGPLQNMLMVGMVWLLQYGNLGDPVFLNYIIQGNLLIALFNLLPVLPLDGGKIVQALVSLWAPYYTTLMWTYRISILCSAGVILYAISRWLTGDYGLPLNILLIGLFLFYSNLTDYRNVPYRFIRFLMNREGAFARHAATGSLAQPIISFPAKPLDTILRLLKRERYHMVYVMNRQGRIMAVLPEQRIIGSYFQQNADKL; translated from the coding sequence TTGATTAGGGTGTGGGGAGTACGTATTACGTTTCATCCGTTTTTTGTGATTATCATGATGGCGTCTCTTCTGACAGGACATTTTATTGAACTCATTACGTTGTTTGCCATCGTATTCATTCATGAATGTGGACATGCTGCGGCTGCTGCCCTTCTTGGCTATCGTGTCTTGTCGATCCAGATGCTTCCTTTTGGAGGAGTAGCGGTAATTGAAGATGGAGGCAACATCACGGCCTTCAGAGAAATCATGATCGCTCTGGCAGGTCCATTGCAAAACATGCTGATGGTTGGCATGGTTTGGCTGCTGCAGTATGGCAATCTGGGCGATCCGGTTTTTCTGAACTACATCATTCAGGGGAATCTGCTCATTGCCCTCTTTAACCTGCTACCCGTACTGCCCCTGGACGGAGGTAAAATTGTTCAAGCGCTTGTCAGTCTGTGGGCACCCTACTATACAACATTAATGTGGACTTACAGAATTAGCATCCTGTGCAGCGCAGGGGTTATTCTATATGCTATCAGCCGGTGGCTTACCGGAGACTACGGTCTACCACTCAACATTCTGTTAATCGGTCTTTTTTTGTTCTATTCCAACCTGACGGATTACCGAAATGTGCCCTATCGCTTTATCCGTTTTCTCATGAATCGGGAGGGTGCTTTCGCTCGGCATGCGGCTACTGGCAGTTTGGCGCAGCCAATAATCTCATTTCCAGCGAAACCTTTGGACACTATTTTGCGTCTATTAAAGAGAGAAAGATACCATATGGTATACGTGATGAACAGACAGGGACGAATTATGGCAGTATTGCCTGAACAACGCATTATCGGTTCCTATTTTCAACAAAATGCCGATAAATTGTAG
- a CDS encoding M23 family metallopeptidase, which translates to MNTKLRIKQRREERIRRLMDGATVEVLQEQKVGSLLDKNEIIQRKPFTTGEGTQERDPEWLWKKENGHFVPGGHSRFNLFKSLLRRTVISALIFGGVWGLFQLDTSWTTSPKTVIADALHRDMDFASAAAWYERHFGGTPSFLPVLGHTTDAVNGSGIRQLLGKPISGTVVQPFALSMKGIEIVPDAAGAERIQVASSDAGRVMEVIGDAASGFTVVIRHTGNVTAIYGRLNESEVIVNDWVEAGNAVGSLKTTGGEQPATLYFAVKEGEDYVDPAEVVALD; encoded by the coding sequence ATGAACACGAAACTCAGAATCAAGCAGAGAAGAGAAGAACGCATTCGGCGACTGATGGACGGTGCGACTGTTGAAGTTTTACAGGAGCAAAAAGTAGGTTCGCTATTGGACAAGAATGAGATTATACAACGGAAGCCGTTTACAACTGGTGAGGGGACACAGGAAAGAGATCCGGAATGGCTGTGGAAAAAAGAGAATGGTCATTTCGTTCCAGGGGGGCATTCAAGATTCAACCTGTTTAAGTCACTTCTAAGGCGGACGGTCATTAGCGCTTTGATATTTGGCGGAGTATGGGGTCTGTTTCAGTTGGATACATCGTGGACGACATCACCCAAAACAGTAATAGCCGATGCACTCCATCGAGATATGGATTTTGCCTCTGCTGCAGCCTGGTATGAACGGCACTTTGGAGGAACACCTTCGTTTCTTCCGGTTCTCGGACATACGACAGATGCTGTTAATGGTTCCGGCATTCGGCAGTTACTGGGCAAACCCATCTCGGGCACAGTAGTTCAGCCATTTGCGCTGAGTATGAAGGGAATTGAGATCGTTCCTGATGCCGCAGGTGCAGAACGTATACAGGTCGCAAGTTCTGATGCAGGGCGTGTCATGGAGGTTATTGGCGATGCAGCAAGTGGGTTCACGGTTGTCATCCGGCATACAGGCAATGTCACGGCAATATATGGTCGATTGAACGAGAGTGAAGTAATCGTGAACGATTGGGTTGAAGCGGGGAATGCGGTTGGGAGTCTCAAGACTACTGGTGGTGAACAACCGGCCACGCTCTATTTTGCGGTCAAAGAGGGTGAGGATTACGTAGACCCAGCGGAAGTCGTTGCCCTTGATTAG
- the minD gene encoding septum site-determining protein MinD, with translation MGEAIVITSGKGGVGKTTTSANIGTALALLGKKVCLVDTDIGLRNLDVVMGLENRIIYDLCDVADGRCRLNQALVKDKRFEELYMLPAAQTRDKNSVSPEQVKDIILELKKDFEYVIIDCPAGIEQGFKNAVAGADQAIVVTTPENAAVRDADRVIGLLESSHIQSPKLVVNRIRNNMVKSGDMLDIDGILQVLNIDLIGIVPDDELVIKAANSGEPTVMNPDSLAAIAYRNIARRILGDTVPLMQLEQKKGAFTRFKKFLGMG, from the coding sequence ATGGGAGAGGCGATCGTGATCACTTCGGGTAAAGGCGGCGTGGGTAAAACAACCACCTCGGCAAACATCGGGACAGCGCTGGCGCTGCTCGGCAAAAAGGTTTGTCTGGTAGATACCGATATCGGCCTTCGTAATTTGGATGTCGTGATGGGACTCGAAAACCGTATTATTTACGATCTGTGCGACGTTGCGGACGGCCGCTGCCGTCTGAATCAGGCTTTGGTCAAAGACAAGCGTTTCGAAGAATTATATATGTTGCCTGCGGCGCAGACGAGAGACAAAAACTCGGTGTCGCCAGAACAGGTGAAGGATATTATCCTTGAATTGAAAAAAGATTTTGAATACGTCATTATTGATTGCCCAGCCGGCATAGAGCAGGGCTTCAAAAATGCGGTAGCAGGAGCAGATCAGGCCATCGTGGTCACTACACCGGAAAATGCTGCAGTACGTGATGCGGATCGTGTCATCGGCCTGTTGGAGAGTTCACACATACAATCACCGAAGCTGGTGGTGAATCGAATTCGCAATAATATGGTTAAATCAGGTGATATGCTGGATATCGATGGTATTTTACAAGTACTTAATATTGACCTGATTGGCATCGTACCTGATGATGAGCTGGTCATCAAAGCGGCCAATTCAGGAGAACCTACGGTCATGAATCCGGATTCACTTGCGGCGATTGCGTATCGCAACATTGCACGACGCATTCTGGGAGATACGGTCCCATTGATGCAGCTGGAGCAGAAAAAGGGCGCTTTTACTCGTTTCAAAAAGTTCTTGGGAATGGGTTAA
- the minC gene encoding septum site-determining protein MinC, with amino-acid sequence MTVKSNHVTIKGIRDGLVFLLDDQCEFEELLYELRYKLEHSHQNILTGPIVHVDIKLGAREVTEDQKEAILDILKQKGNLLIRSIDSPALQPEVKGPPPIVTMCGMVRSGQVLHHEGNLLFLGDINPGGTVTCTGDIYVLGSLRGMAHAGIGGDEEAIIAASVFAPTQLRIADIISRPPDEWESRETGMEFAYLQDNQMQIDKMSNIVRLRRDFNVFKGV; translated from the coding sequence ATGACGGTAAAATCGAATCACGTAACGATTAAAGGCATCCGAGACGGCCTGGTTTTCCTGTTGGACGATCAATGTGAATTCGAGGAATTGCTCTATGAGCTCCGCTATAAGCTGGAACACAGCCATCAAAATATTTTGACCGGACCGATTGTTCATGTGGATATCAAGTTGGGTGCCCGCGAAGTGACAGAGGACCAGAAAGAAGCAATCCTCGATATATTGAAACAAAAAGGGAATCTGCTTATTCGATCCATCGACTCACCTGCACTCCAACCGGAGGTTAAAGGACCGCCGCCGATTGTGACCATGTGTGGTATGGTGCGTTCAGGTCAGGTGCTTCATCATGAAGGAAATCTCCTGTTTCTTGGGGATATCAATCCGGGGGGCACGGTGACGTGTACCGGAGATATATATGTGTTGGGTTCACTCAGAGGTATGGCTCATGCCGGAATTGGCGGGGACGAAGAAGCTATTATTGCCGCTTCGGTGTTTGCACCGACGCAGCTGCGGATTGCGGATATCATCAGTCGTCCTCCCGATGAATGGGAGAGCCGAGAGACCGGAATGGAATTTGCTTACTTACAGGACAATCAGATGCAGATAGACAAGATGAGCAATATCGTTCGGTTGCGCCGAGATTTTAATGTGTTTAAAGGAGTGTAG
- the mreD gene encoding rod shape-determining protein MreD, translating to MVTRKQVLFLLLFVLFIAEGTILPLLIPSGWQMRISANLVYIVILFIAVYHHRHTALVLGIFFGLLHDVVFYGEMIGPYGFSMGLSAYMMGLIFQAPRAPLPVMVSVVILGSLLNDTMLFFLYKLFQLNHVTFDWALLEYMIPNLFVHFVFALIIYVPLRKQLERIGKRRSKTEEAS from the coding sequence ATGGTGACGCGCAAGCAAGTCTTGTTCCTGTTGCTATTCGTTTTGTTCATTGCGGAAGGCACGATTTTGCCGCTGCTCATTCCTTCTGGCTGGCAGATGCGTATTTCTGCCAATCTGGTTTATATCGTAATTTTGTTTATCGCTGTGTATCATCATCGGCACACGGCACTAGTACTCGGTATATTTTTTGGACTATTGCATGACGTCGTATTCTACGGCGAGATGATTGGACCTTACGGATTCTCGATGGGATTATCGGCATACATGATGGGACTCATTTTTCAAGCACCGCGAGCACCACTGCCGGTTATGGTATCAGTTGTCATTTTGGGAAGTCTGCTTAATGACACCATGCTATTCTTCCTGTACAAGCTCTTCCAACTTAACCACGTGACCTTTGACTGGGCGTTGCTTGAATACATGATTCCTAATTTGTTCGTTCATTTTGTGTTTGCCTTGATCATTTATGTCCCGCTTCGGAAACAACTGGAGCGGATCGGCAAGAGACGGAGCAAGACAGAAGAAGCTTCTTAA
- the mreC gene encoding rod shape-determining protein MreC, with protein MFELFKLLGNKRLFVLLVGLVTFIALMGFTLSPRTTLSWPEKFLKDSVGFVQYVFYKPASYVAGFFKDVANMRTVYEENEELRIAMGHYTRDRLKYNDMEQVNEQLQKALNFTEEQKNRYNYGSRIAQVISANSDPNSRTINIDIGENAGIKPGMAVTSQEGLVGVISHVSSYTSTVNLLTSMDANDPTSNAIAATAVGKEKVFGMIESYDPKTGMLKMTKISEDSDIQEGDEIISSGIINNFPKYMRIGEVEKVEVGEYGLTRTAIIKPYASFLDWKELIVIIPPEVKE; from the coding sequence GTGTTCGAACTGTTTAAACTGCTAGGCAACAAAAGACTTTTTGTTTTGCTGGTGGGCCTTGTTACATTTATCGCGTTAATGGGCTTTACGCTCAGTCCGCGAACCACTCTATCCTGGCCGGAGAAATTCCTGAAGGATTCAGTTGGATTTGTACAATACGTATTTTACAAGCCCGCTTCTTATGTAGCGGGCTTTTTCAAAGATGTGGCGAACATGCGTACGGTATATGAAGAGAATGAAGAGCTTCGCATCGCTATGGGGCACTATACCCGAGATCGGCTGAAGTATAATGATATGGAGCAAGTGAATGAGCAACTTCAGAAAGCGCTCAATTTCACAGAGGAACAGAAGAATCGGTATAATTACGGTTCACGAATTGCTCAAGTTATCAGTGCGAATTCGGATCCAAACAGCAGAACCATTAACATTGATATCGGTGAGAATGCGGGAATAAAGCCGGGGATGGCCGTTACCTCGCAGGAAGGGCTGGTCGGCGTGATCAGTCATGTCAGCTCATATACATCAACGGTTAATCTGTTAACGTCCATGGACGCCAATGATCCAACATCCAATGCCATTGCAGCAACGGCAGTAGGTAAGGAAAAAGTGTTTGGTATGATTGAGAGTTATGATCCGAAGACAGGCATGCTCAAGATGACCAAGATTTCAGAGGATTCTGATATCCAAGAGGGCGATGAGATCATCTCCTCCGGAATCATCAATAATTTTCCGAAGTATATGCGGATTGGTGAAGTGGAGAAAGTTGAAGTTGGTGAGTACGGTTTAACAAGGACTGCGATTATCAAACCATACGCTAGCTTCCTTGACTGGAAAGAGCTGATTGTCATTATCCCGCCTGAGGTAAAAGAATAA
- a CDS encoding rod shape-determining protein, with amino-acid sequence MFGGFTKDLGIDLGTANTLVYVRGKGIVVREPSVVAIRTDTKTIEAVGEAAKKMIGRTPGNIRAIRPMKDGVIADFDTTATMIKYFIREAQKQRSMFQRHPNVMVCVPSGITAVEQRAVEDATKQAGAREAYTIEEPFAAAIGADLPVWEPTGSMVVDIGGGTTEVAVISLGGIVTSRSVRVAGDEMDESVIQYIKRQYNLMIGERTSEQLKMDIGSAMPLEQVETMEIRGRDLVTGLPKTITITSDEISEALADTVNAIVEAVKVTLEKCPPELAADIMDRGIVLTGGGALLRNLDKLLAGETGMPVIVAENPLDCVAIGTGKALENIHLFKSRSSSAVRSKR; translated from the coding sequence ATGTTTGGTGGTTTTACGAAAGATTTGGGTATTGACTTGGGGACAGCAAATACGTTGGTTTATGTACGAGGAAAAGGAATTGTGGTGCGCGAACCTTCGGTTGTCGCTATACGGACAGATACAAAAACTATCGAGGCAGTGGGTGAAGCCGCCAAAAAAATGATTGGACGTACACCAGGTAACATCCGTGCCATTCGTCCAATGAAAGATGGCGTTATTGCCGATTTCGATACAACGGCAACGATGATCAAATATTTCATTCGTGAGGCTCAGAAACAACGCTCCATGTTCCAGCGTCATCCGAACGTGATGGTATGTGTACCATCCGGGATCACGGCAGTAGAACAACGCGCGGTTGAAGATGCAACCAAACAGGCTGGAGCACGTGAAGCCTACACGATTGAAGAGCCTTTTGCAGCTGCCATTGGTGCAGATCTGCCTGTATGGGAACCAACGGGTAGTATGGTTGTTGATATTGGTGGTGGTACAACAGAAGTGGCTGTCATCTCACTTGGCGGTATTGTTACGAGCCGTTCGGTTCGTGTAGCGGGTGACGAGATGGATGAATCCGTTATCCAGTACATCAAACGCCAATACAATCTGATGATCGGTGAGCGTACATCAGAGCAATTGAAGATGGATATCGGATCAGCAATGCCACTAGAGCAAGTAGAAACGATGGAAATTCGTGGACGTGACCTCGTTACAGGTCTGCCGAAGACGATTACGATTACTTCGGACGAGATCAGCGAAGCGTTGGCTGATACGGTGAATGCGATTGTTGAAGCGGTAAAAGTAACACTGGAAAAATGCCCGCCTGAACTTGCGGCTGATATCATGGACCGCGGTATCGTTCTTACAGGTGGTGGGGCGCTTCTACGCAACCTGGACAAGCTTCTGGCTGGCGAGACAGGAATGCCTGTCATTGTGGCTGAGAACCCGCTGGATTGTGTAGCGATCGGAACAGGTAAAGCGCTAGAGAATATTCATTTGTTCAAAAGCAGAAGCAGTTCGGCAGTTCGTTCCAAACGTTAA